A window of the Arenibacter algicola genome harbors these coding sequences:
- a CDS encoding VOC family protein, whose product MPEITPFHIAIPVHNLAECRTFYGEILNCEEGRSSDHWVDFNLFGHQLVIHYKPKAKDEALHVNPVDGKDVPVPHYGVVLPWDTFKSFSEELIAKRVRFIIEPYIRFKGEVGEQATMFFLDPAGNALEFKAFKDMGQLFAK is encoded by the coding sequence ATGCCTGAAATCACTCCCTTCCATATTGCCATTCCCGTCCATAATTTGGCCGAATGCCGTACCTTTTACGGAGAGATATTAAATTGCGAAGAAGGAAGAAGCAGTGATCATTGGGTAGACTTCAACCTGTTCGGCCACCAATTGGTAATCCATTACAAACCCAAGGCCAAGGACGAAGCATTGCACGTTAACCCAGTAGATGGCAAAGATGTTCCAGTGCCACATTACGGTGTTGTGCTCCCTTGGGACACCTTTAAATCCTTTTCGGAAGAGCTTATTGCAAAAAGGGTACGGTTTATTATTGAGCCCTATATCCGTTTTAAGGGTGAGGTTGGCGAACAGGCCACTATGTTCTTTCTTGACCCAGCTGGAAATGCCCTGGAATTCAAGGCCTTTAAGGATATGGGACAATTATTTGCCAAATAA
- a CDS encoding alpha/beta fold hydrolase, producing MRKLLYRTLALSYGAYFNSTALFSEKEAGKRAFKTFTTPRKGRILPVHQEYLQEYLGKKILVNNTGLQTYEWPGTGETVLLMHGWESNAFRWRYLIEKLQEREFNIIAFDAPGHGYSEGNRLNVVTYANSARQLIDLYRPKHIIGHSMGGLATLHNQYQNPNTSIEKIVTLGAPAELSELMAHYQKLVRFNNKVLEALDKHVYEHFNYRVHDISTPKFAKSIAQKGLIIHDEWDTITPFNASERLHQNWKNSSLIKTTGLGHSLHQEEINLQIVDFLLS from the coding sequence ATGCGAAAACTATTATACCGCACTCTAGCATTATCCTACGGTGCCTACTTTAATTCCACCGCACTTTTCTCTGAAAAGGAGGCGGGAAAAAGGGCATTCAAAACATTTACAACCCCTAGAAAGGGCAGGATATTGCCGGTTCATCAAGAATATCTACAAGAGTATTTGGGCAAAAAGATTCTAGTGAACAACACTGGGCTGCAGACCTATGAATGGCCTGGAACTGGGGAAACCGTTCTTTTGATGCACGGTTGGGAAAGCAATGCTTTTAGGTGGCGATATCTCATTGAAAAATTACAGGAAAGGGAATTCAATATCATTGCCTTTGATGCACCGGGCCATGGGTATTCTGAAGGAAATAGGTTAAATGTGGTTACCTATGCGAACAGTGCTCGGCAGCTCATAGACCTATACCGACCCAAACATATTATTGGGCATTCCATGGGGGGACTTGCCACCCTTCACAATCAATATCAAAATCCGAACACCTCCATTGAAAAAATAGTGACTTTGGGAGCTCCCGCCGAGCTGTCCGAATTAATGGCTCATTACCAAAAACTGGTCAGGTTCAACAACAAAGTATTAGAGGCTTTGGACAAGCATGTGTATGAGCATTTCAATTATCGCGTTCACGATATTTCCACCCCTAAGTTTGCCAAATCCATTGCCCAGAAAGGACTGATCATACATGATGAATGGGATACGATAACCCCCTTCAACGCTTCCGAACGTCTTCACCAAAACTGGAAAAACAGCAGCTTGATAAAAACCACTGGGCTTGGCCACTCCTTACACCAAGAAGAGATCAACTTACAGATAGTAGACTTTTTATTATCTTAA
- a CDS encoding helicase HerA-like domain-containing protein: MDIKDKFFAHIEEGYTTKGDFITMGAAMLNGETITDAHVKIPLKTLNRHGLIAGATGTGKTKTLQVIAENLSDKGIPVLLMDLKGDLSGLAQPSPGHAKVDERHAKIGSLPFTPKAFPVEILSLSEQDGVKLRATVSEFGPVLLSRILDLSVTQEGIVAVVFKYCDDNKLPLLDLKDFKKVLQYATEEGKKEFSDSYGRISTSSTGTILRKIIELEQQGAELFFGEKSFDVEDLTRIDENGRGYINIIRLTDIQDRPKLFSTFMLSLLAEIYDTFPEQGDTGRPELILFIDEAHLIFNEASKALLNQIESIVKLIRSKGIGVYFVTQNPTDVPDAVLSQLGLKVQHALRAFTAKDRKAIKLTAENYPISEFYDTKEVLTSLGIGEALISALDEKGRPTPLAATMLRAPMSRMDILTDSELKEVIDKSKLVRKYNETIDRESAYELLNIKIERAEKLAEEEKASSSSRSTRSSSRRTSTRQNPVIKVLTSATFIRGVLGVLKKVMK; encoded by the coding sequence ATGGACATCAAAGACAAATTCTTTGCACATATAGAGGAAGGATATACCACAAAAGGCGACTTTATTACCATGGGAGCCGCAATGCTCAACGGGGAAACAATAACAGACGCGCATGTTAAGATCCCATTAAAAACACTAAACAGACATGGTCTCATCGCCGGGGCAACCGGTACCGGTAAGACAAAAACCCTTCAGGTAATTGCAGAAAACCTTTCGGACAAAGGTATTCCCGTATTGCTTATGGACCTTAAAGGAGATCTTAGTGGTCTGGCCCAACCCAGTCCTGGGCATGCAAAAGTTGATGAACGTCATGCCAAAATAGGCAGCCTACCATTTACGCCTAAAGCTTTTCCCGTGGAAATACTTTCACTCTCCGAACAGGATGGTGTAAAATTGAGGGCCACGGTTTCAGAATTTGGACCGGTTCTCCTAAGTCGAATTTTGGATCTTTCGGTTACACAGGAAGGTATTGTAGCTGTTGTTTTTAAATATTGTGATGATAATAAGCTTCCCCTTTTAGACCTTAAGGATTTTAAAAAAGTATTGCAGTACGCCACAGAGGAGGGTAAAAAAGAATTTTCCGACTCTTATGGGCGAATCTCTACCAGTTCTACCGGGACCATTCTAAGAAAAATAATAGAACTGGAACAACAAGGTGCCGAACTGTTTTTCGGGGAAAAATCCTTTGATGTGGAAGACCTTACCCGCATTGATGAAAATGGCCGGGGCTATATCAATATTATACGATTAACCGATATTCAGGACCGTCCTAAATTGTTTTCGACCTTTATGCTGAGCCTCTTGGCAGAAATCTATGATACCTTTCCGGAACAGGGGGATACGGGCAGACCGGAATTGATCCTTTTTATAGACGAGGCTCACCTTATTTTCAACGAGGCTTCAAAAGCACTATTAAATCAAATTGAGAGCATAGTTAAATTAATACGTTCCAAAGGAATAGGGGTGTATTTTGTAACCCAGAACCCTACCGATGTGCCAGATGCCGTCCTTTCCCAATTGGGATTAAAGGTGCAGCATGCCCTACGCGCGTTTACCGCAAAGGATAGGAAAGCCATAAAACTTACTGCGGAAAACTATCCCATTTCAGAATTTTATGATACCAAGGAAGTTTTAACTTCCCTAGGAATAGGGGAAGCATTGATCAGCGCCCTTGATGAAAAGGGAAGGCCAACCCCCCTGGCGGCCACTATGCTTAGGGCACCCATGAGCCGTATGGATATACTTACCGACAGTGAACTTAAAGAGGTAATAGACAAATCCAAATTGGTTAGAAAATACAACGAAACCATAGACAGGGAAAGTGCCTATGAACTCCTTAACATTAAGATTGAAAGGGCGGAAAAACTGGCCGAAGAGGAAAAAGCCTCTTCCAGCAGCAGATCTACCCGATCTAGTTCCAGAAGGACCAGCACACGCCAAAACCCTGTCATAAAAGTATTGACCAGTGCAACCTTTATAAGGGGAGTCCTGGGCGTACTAAAGAAGGTAATGAAATAG
- a CDS encoding sugar phosphate isomerase/epimerase family protein, with product MTTRKEFLMQSGMLAAGVVLLPSFTLPYKNPKKNLGVQLYTFRKEMLEDAVGTLKRIAALGIKQIESARSTKGLYYGLAPKEMKSVCEDLGMTLRSGHVALDEHWKETMDQAAEAGQEYLICSSMPTEGQTVDNYKAVAEAFNKAGEECSSRNIKFGYHNHEYEFESENGEVFYDILLNNTQADLVHMELDLGWVVVAGKDPLDYFRKYEGRFPLWHLKDMDMVKKESTEFGKGGLNIAKMLQFKKESGLKYIFIEQEEYASTPFESMTHNMKFMKNL from the coding sequence AATGCAGTCAGGTATGTTGGCAGCGGGAGTGGTTTTATTGCCATCCTTTACTTTGCCGTATAAGAATCCAAAAAAGAATTTAGGGGTTCAATTGTACACCTTTCGCAAGGAGATGTTGGAAGATGCCGTGGGTACCTTGAAGAGAATAGCGGCATTGGGAATTAAACAGATTGAATCGGCGCGAAGTACCAAGGGACTTTATTACGGGTTGGCACCAAAGGAAATGAAAAGCGTTTGTGAAGATCTCGGTATGACCCTCAGGAGTGGCCATGTGGCCTTGGACGAACATTGGAAGGAAACAATGGATCAGGCGGCCGAGGCCGGTCAGGAATATCTAATCTGTTCCTCCATGCCTACGGAAGGACAAACGGTGGACAACTATAAGGCCGTAGCTGAAGCCTTTAATAAGGCAGGGGAAGAATGTAGCAGTAGAAATATTAAATTCGGATACCACAATCACGAATATGAATTTGAATCTGAAAACGGAGAGGTGTTCTACGATATTTTATTGAACAATACACAGGCAGACCTTGTGCATATGGAACTTGATCTAGGTTGGGTGGTAGTTGCCGGGAAAGATCCTTTGGATTATTTTAGAAAATATGAAGGTAGGTTTCCTTTATGGCATTTGAAGGATATGGACATGGTGAAAAAGGAAAGTACGGAGTTTGGAAAAGGCGGTCTAAATATTGCCAAAATGCTGCAGTTCAAGAAGGAATCTGGCTTAAAGTACATATTTATAGAGCAGGAGGAATATGCCAGTACCCCTTTTGAAAGTATGACGCACAATATGAAGTTCATGAAAAATCTATAA